In the Naumovozyma dairenensis CBS 421 chromosome 4, complete genome genome, one interval contains:
- the NDAI0D02460 gene encoding uncharacterized protein (similar to Saccharomyces cerevisiae ECM15 (YBL001C); ancestral locus Anc_3.206): protein MSPKLFCLADVCMVPIGTSTASVSDFVASVEIKIRESELKSTLHSAGTTIEGPWDDIMNLIGIS, encoded by the coding sequence ATGTCACCAAAGTTGTTTTGTTTAGCAGATGTTTGTATGGTACCCATTGGTACCTCTACAGCAAGTGTATCAGATTTTGTTGCGTCAGTTGAAATCAAGATTCGTGAAAGTGAATTGAAAAGTACATTACATAGTGCAGGTACTACCATTGAAGGACCTTGGGATGATATTATGAACT